A region of the Homalodisca vitripennis isolate AUS2020 unplaced genomic scaffold, UT_GWSS_2.1 ScUCBcl_7902;HRSCAF=15778, whole genome shotgun sequence genome:
gtcatgttttatttcatttcagaaacaAAGCTATCACTAATGTTATGTATTCctccatttttattgtttaagatttcATATATTAATTGATTAGTATGGACCCTTGGTCTAGTAATGGTCACTCATCATAGTAAATTTTTAGAGAAGTGACATAGAAAATTAAGAAACCTAGAGTTTTAACATAAGCTCTGAACCACTTGATATTAGTCTGGTAGTACTGAGTGACTTAGATTGCTGACCCTTATTTTCACAGTTACTGTGCCAAAAGTTTCACCCCATAGAAAACATATGCTTTCCCCAATTTCTCTGGAGTTGTCTATTATAACTAGAGGCCCACAGCCATCTACTCAATGTAGAATCTCCAGATAAAATCTCCCAAATAATTTACTTCCAAGCTAGATTACAGTACCAGGAAGGTCTAAAAAGTCAGTGTAAAAATAAAGAGCTAGGCTCTAttagttcttaaaaataaactttttactttcAGTATAATCTTCTCTTTGGTAATTCTCCAAATATTCCATATCCCTTCCGAATAATAGAATTTGTCATAGTCATGTAAGCggtatttgtttttgtaattttatctcTCTACaaactagtatttttttttttttttcattttctaggACAAGTTGTAGTTCGAGAAAGTCAAATATGGAGATGTGTTCCTTTTAATTTGGCCAGTCACTTGTGTTTTTCTTACAATCCCCTTTTTAATcctttaaaacagaaaattattattcatacatGTTATCACTTTTCTCTTTTCCAAATAGTTCAGATTATTCCCAGAGCGTACAAAACAAACCAGTAACGTTCATTACTTGTTCATCAAAACGTTCGTTTTGTCTTGTTTTGTGCACTTTTCTCTGAACTCCCCTCCTTCGATTTCAAATATGTAGTaatgaatcaatattttatcCATGATGACGTTGGTTATTTGAATTCCATTGATGCATTTGCAAATAGTCCTTGGTTGTAATCATCTCTGGGCACTAAAAAGTCAATCACCCCAATTGCTGCAAATGTTGGGGCCACTTGCtactttataaaattcttgaatAAGACTACTAAGAATTGATAAAGTTTAACAATCTGATATTGGCAGTTGTGTAAATGAGTCTACATGAGTTATTGAAACTGTGAGAAATGTGTTATTGAACAGGACTGGTGTACTCTCTGTGGTGGAGCAGTGACGACAAGATACTTGTGTCTGCGTCCGCTGACTGTACAGTCTGTGTGTGGAGACCTTCTCACAGCAGCTCTGCTCTCTTACaggttttgttctttttatttataattgctaACACAAGATCTGGTAAGTAAGTACTATTTTGGAATAGAAAGAccgaaacatatatttttacagttagtttttatAAAGTGTCCACAAATAGCTGTAACAAACTGCACGGTTTgatttttttgggtaaaaataagtaagaaatgtcatataaagtAAGTAATTTTCAACTGTTATTGATAAGAATCAGCTGATCATAAATCTGCAGTTAAACAGCATTAATAACTCAATCAGTGTATTTTAAATGAGGTTTGGTGCTCAGTAAAACCTTTACTTACTCCGTTGTTATTTTTCATGGTGAAATAAactttgtttcaaaatgttcacATGAAAAGTAACCTAAATTTCACCCAGCAGGGGatcacttctagctggtttataccttccagttgaaacctaccactgggcacagcaaaacaCCGATGTCACGTAATCTGAGcaaaccttatggatgttcaggtgcggcacatcactaaccgcaaatgttgagattctggggctCAAGGACaattcgatagatctagtctactgtgggagatgactgttg
Encoded here:
- the LOC124374322 gene encoding jouberin-like; amino-acid sequence: LVYSLWWSSDDKILVSASADCTVCVWRPSHSSSALLQMLGHPSFVYCAVLVPTPQQLLTGLRMP